The following are from one region of the Corylus avellana chromosome ca1, CavTom2PMs-1.0 genome:
- the LOC132167743 gene encoding putative pectinesterase 11 yields MGPAAMKIYNGFAVLLLVVLGSFMAVSSTTAATGVMDTSTALLISVDPSGNEDFKKIQDAIDSVPSNNSELVFIWVKPATYREKVVVPADKPFITLSGTKASNTIITWGDTGEIIDSATLSVFASDFVARSLTIQNTFGTSGKAVALRVAGDRAAFYGCRILSYQDTLLDDTGRHYYSGCYIEGGTDFICGNAATLFERCHLHSLSSADGAITAQHRNSPSEETGFTFMGCEITGVGTALLGRPWGAYSRVVFSLTYMSSAVVPQGWDDWEDRSKQSTVYFGEYQCYGPGANRTKRVEWSKSLSNDEVAPFLTKDMIGGQSWLRPSPTHFKRGSTIIPANANGNN; encoded by the exons ATGGGTCCAGCGGCAATGAAGATTTATAATGGTTTTGCAGTGCTGCTCTTGGTTGTGCTTGGTTCTTTCATGGCTGTGAGTAGTACTACTGCTGCCACAGGTGTCATGGACACGTCAACCGCCCTTCTCATAAGTGTGGATCCATCGGGCAATGAAGATTTTAAAAAGATACAAGATGCCATCGATTCAGTTCCATCTAATAACTCTGAATTGGTTTTCATTTGGGTTAAACCAGCAACATAcag GGAAAAAGTTGTGGTGCCTGCGGATAAGCCCTTCATAACATTGAGTGGCACAAAGGCCTCTAACACCATCATAACATGGGGTGACACAGGGGAGATAATTGATTCTGCAACACTTTCCGTATTTGCTTCTGACTTTGTTGCAAGATCTCTCACAATTCag aATACGTTTGGGACTTCAGGCAAAGCTGTTGCTCTAAGGGTAGCAGGAGACAGAGCTGCATTCTATGGTTGCAGGATTCTTTCTTATCAAGATACTCTCTTGGATGACACTGGCAGGCATTATTACAGCGGCTGCTATATTGAAGGAGGCACTGATTTCATATGTGGAAATGCTGCTACTCTATTTGAA AGGTGCCATTTGCATTCACTTTCCAGTGCAGATGGAGCCATTACTGCTCAACATAGGAATTCACCATCGGAGGAAACTGGGTTTACCTTCATGGGTTGCGAGATCACTGGTGTTGGAACTGCTCTTCTTGGAAGACCATGGGGTGCTTACTCTAGAGTGGTGTTTTCCCTAACTTACATGTCCAGTGCCGTAGTGCCACAGGGCTGGGATGACTGGGAAGATCGAAGCAAGCAgag CACTGTGTACTTCGGTGAGTACCAGTGTTACGGTCCTGGAGCCAATAGAACGAAGAGGGTTGAATGGTCAAAGAGTCTATCGAATGACGAGGTTGCACCCTTCTTGACTAAGGACATGATTGGTGGGCAAAGTTGGCTTAGACCTTCGCCAACTCACTTCAAGAGAGGCTCTACCATTATCCCAGCGAATGCTAATGGAAACAACTAG
- the LOC132164098 gene encoding syntaxin-112-like, producing MNDLMTKSFLSYVDLKKQAMKDLDAEPDIEMGKLNPADEQNLSQFFEEVAGIKADMEEITNLLLNLQDLNEETKSAHSAKVLRGLRDRINSDMVSILRKAKNIKARLESLDRSNIVNRKLSEEYKEGSPVDRTRISVTNGLRLKLRDMMNDFQSLREQIVKDHKEGLKRRYYAATGEEPSEEDIQKMILGGGQVNVFEGREDLITENKERHEALKDIQRSLTELHQVFLDMAVLVETQGEKINDIEENVASAGAYINGGTNGLLHANQMKKRRGKWLCWIAGLVLLLLLICLISILAS from the coding sequence ATGAATGATCTTATGACGAAGTCATTTCTCAGTTACGTGGACCTGAAGAAACAGGCCATGAAAGACCTGGATGCTGAGCCAGATATCGAGATGGGAAAACTTAACCCTGCTGATGAACAGAACCTCTCACAGTTTTTCGAAGAAGTGGCTGGAATCAAGGCTGACATGGAAGAGATCACCAATCTTCTTCTCAACCTTCAGGACCTGAATGAAGAGACCAAGTCTGCTCACAGTGCTAAAGTTCTTCGTGGGCTAAGGGATAGGATTAACTCAGACATGGTCTCCATTCTCCGGAAAGCGAAAAATATTAAAGCAAGATTGGAGTCGCTTGATCGGTCTAATATTGTTAATCGAAAGTTATCTGAGGAATACAAAGAAGGAAGTCCGGTTGATCGAACGAGGATTTCGGTGACCAATGGTTTGAGGCTTAAATTGAGGGATATGATGAATGATTTTCAGTCTTTGAGAGAACAGATTGTTAAAGATCACAAAGAAGGTCTGAAGAGGAGGTATTATGCAGCCACCGGAGAGGAACCCAGCGAGGAAGATATTCAGAAGATGATTTTGGGAGGTGGGCAGGTCAATGTTTTTGAAGGGAGGGAAGATTTGATAACAGAGAATAAGGAACGGCATGAGGCGTTGAAGGATATACAGAGGAGCTTGACAGAGCTCCATCAAGTTTTTCTAGACATGGCTGTGTTGGTGGAAACACAAGGAGAAAAGATTAATGATATTGAGGAGAATGTGGCTAGCGCTGGGGCTTACATAAATGGTGGAACCAATGGACTCTTACATGCTAATCAGATGAAGAAGAGGAGAGGAAAATGGCTTTGTTGGATAGCTGGTTTGGTGCTGCTTCTGTTGTTGATATGCCTTATTTCCATCTTAGCTTCTTGA
- the LOC132166334 gene encoding probable pinoresinol-lariciresinol reductase 3: protein MGKSRILIIGATGKLGYHLAIASLHFSHPTFALVRDSAFSDPRKYDKLHSLSNAGATLLNGSLQDEASLVEAIKQVDVVICAISSNLVLDQKLLIPAIKQAGCIKRFIPSEFGLDPDKVQISDMDYNFYSRKAEIRRLVEAEGIPYTCISCNFFMSFLVPSLVQPDLETPPRDKVTIFGDGNTKGVFVKESDVAAFTISAVDDPRTLNKVLYLRPPGNVYSLSEMIEIWETKIGKKLEKIYVTEEELLRKIKETPYPANLKMIFIYSTFIKGDQTYFDIESSGGVDGTKLYPQLKYTTISEYLDTLL from the exons ATGGGGAAGAGCAGAATACTGATAATCGGAGCGACCGGAAAACTGGGGTACCATTTGGCCATAGCCAGCCTCCATTTCTCTCACCCAACCTTCGCTCTCGTAAGAGACTCCGCCTTCTCCGACCCCCGAAAGTATGACAAGCTTCACTCCCTCTCCAATGCCGGAGCCACTCTcctcaac GGTTCGCTGCAAGATGAAGCGAGCCTGGTGGAGGCAATCAAGCAAGTGGATGTGGTTATTTGTGCTATTTCTTCAAATCTGGTTCTCGATCAGAAGCTTCTCATCCCAGCTATTAAACAAGCTGGCTGCATCAAG AGATTCATCCCATCAGAATTTGGATTAGACCCGGATAAGGTTCAAATATCAGACATGGACTATAATTTCTATTCACGAAAAGCTGAAATTCGACGTCTTGTGGAAGCTGAAGGCATTCCCTACACTTGCATCTCCTGCAACTTCTTTATGAGCTTTCTTGTTCCTTCACTTGTTCAACCAGATCTAGAGACTCCTCCAAGGGACAAGGTCACTATATTTGGTGATGGAAATAcaaaag GTGTCTTTGTGAAGGAAAGCGATGTTGCTGCCTTCACAATTAGTGCAGTGGATGATCCACGCACATTGAATAAGGTGTTATATTTAAGGCCTCCAGGAAATGTGTACTCCTTGAGTGAGATGATTGAGATTTGGGAGACTAAGATTGGGAAGAAGCTCGAGAAGATATATGTAACAGAAGAAGAGCTTCTTAGGAAAATTAAAG AGACTCCATATCCTGCCAACTTGAAGAtgattttcatatattctaCTTTCATAAAGGGGGATCAAACATACTTTGATATCGAGTCTTCAGGTGGTGTTGACGGGACCAAGCTGTATCCACAATTGAAATACACTACAATCAGCGAATATTTAGATACCCTGTTGTAA
- the LOC132191449 gene encoding adoMet-dependent rRNA methyltransferase spb1: MGKGKVKGKHRLDKYYRLAKEHGYRSRASWKLLQLDAKFSLLRSSHAVLDLCAAPGGWMQVAVQRVPVSSLVLGVDLVPIAPIRGALAIEQDITKPECRSRIKHIMAERGCPAFDLVLHDGSPNVGGAWAQEAMTQNALVIDAVKLATQFLAPKGTFVTKVFRSQDYSSVVYCLKQLFEKVEVDKPAASRSASAEIYVLGLKYKAPAKIDPRLLDVKHLFQGSIEPQRKVVDVLRGTKQKRHRDGYEDGDTTLRKVSSAADFIWSDTPLEILGSVTSITFDDPACLTIKDHELTTEEVETLCDDLGVLGKQDFKHLLKWRLQIRKALSPTQKVNSTTTTDVENENKEDEDDRMLNEMEELTYAMERKKKREHKLLAKRRAKDKARKATGMQIDATEDGYTDLELFSLSSIKGKKDLVAVDDYDDANGGLKDHENEDTHDVTQEHSSTDIDTDEERRRYDEQMEEFLDQAYERFVAKKEGSTKQRKRAKQAYSENLEDGDGDDIIQSDNDSDRDQGDQEKNPLMVPLDEEVQTREEITNKWFSQDIFAEAVEEGDLGDDSDNEMQVDRQEEKLSIPKKSEEKAVNPTAGSDLPKLKASKADDDYEVVPAPGTDSSDDSSSDESEDEDVYRKAEILACAKKMLRKKQREQMLDDAYNKYMFHDDGLPSWFLDEERRHRQQIKPVTKEEVAAIRAQFKEIDARPAKKVAEAKARKKRVAQRKLEGVRKKANMISDQADINDRSKRKQIEQLYKKATPKRPKKELVVAKKGVQVKAGKGKVLVDPRMKKDKRTRGMGGKPGKGGKGKNVKAQKGKGAQKGKGSQNSSAKKGKRGKKMGMHD; encoded by the exons ATGGGGAAGGGGAAGGTAAAGGGAAAGCACCGCTTGGACAAGTACTACCGCCTAGCCAAAGAGCACGGCTACCGCTCGCGTGCCTCATGGAAGCTGCTCCAGCTCGACGCCAAGTTCTCCCTCCTCCGCTCCTCCCACGCCGTCCTCGACCTTTGCGCCGCCCCCGGCGGATGGATGCAGGTGGCCGTCCAGCGTGTTCCAGTCAGCAGCCTCGTCCTCGGCGTCGACCTCGTCCCCATCGCCCCCATCCGCGGCGCCCTCGCTATCGAGCAGGACATCACCAAGCCTGAGTGCCGCTCTCGCATCAAGCACATCATGGCCGAGCGCGGCTGCCCCGCCTTCGACCTGGTATTGCACGACGGCTCGCCCAACGTTGGTGGAGCCTGGGCCCAGGAGGCCATGACCCAGAACGCGCTTGTCATCGATGCGGTCAAGTTGGCCACGCAGTTCTTGGCTCCAAAAGGCACTTTTGTCACCAAA GTTTTCAGGTCACAAGACTACAGTTCCGTTGTATACTGTCTCAAGCAG TTATTTGAAAAAGTTGAGGTGGATAAGCCAGCAGCTAGTCGTTCTGCATCTGCAGAGATATATGTTTTGGGTCTTAAGTACAAGGCCCCTGCAAAGATTGATCCCCGCCTTCTTGATGTGAAGCATTTATTTCAGGGATCCATAGAACCACAGCGGAAG GTAGTGGATGTACTTAGAGGAACGAAGCAAAAGAGACACCGTGATGG GTACGAGGATGGAGATACAACTTTGAGGAAAGTGTCCTCGGCTGCAGATTTCATTTGGTCTGATACTCCTCTTGAGATCCTTGGTTCTGTTACTTCCATAACCTTTGATGATCCAGCTTGTTTGACGATTAAGGATCATGAATTAACAACAGAAGAG GTTGAAACTCTTTGTGATGATCTGGGTGTTCTGGGGAAGCAAGACTTCAAGCATCTATTGAA GTGGCGGCTGCAGATAAGAAAGGCCCTATCTCCTACACAAAAGGTGAATTCTACAACTACCACAGATGTTGAAAATGAGAATAAGGAGGATGAAGATGATAGAATGCTTAATGAAATGGAGGAGCTGACATATGCTATGGAGCgtaagaagaaaagagaacatAAGCTTCTTGCAAAAAGACGTGCTAAG GACAAGGCACGGAAGGCAACTGGGATGCAAATAGATGCAACGGAAGATGGTTATACTGATCTTGagttgttttctctttcttccatCAAG GGTAAGAAAGATCTGGTAGCAGttgatgattatgatgatgcAAATGGTGGCTTGAAGGATCATGAAAATGAAGATACCCATGATGTGACACAAGAGCATTCATCCACTGATATCGACACTGATGAAGAACGCAGAAG ATATGATGAACAAATGGAAGAGTTTCTTGATCAGGCATATGAACGATTTGTGGCAAAAAAGGAGGGAAGCACAAAGCAGCGTAAGCGTGCAAAACAAGCCTATTCTGAAAATTTGGAG GATGGTGATGGCGATGATATTATTCAGTCCGATAATGATTCAGACAGAGATCAGGGTGATCAGGAGAAGAATCCTCTCATGGTACCACTTGATGAAGAAGTGCAAACTCGAGAGGAAATTACAAACAAGTGGTTCAGTCAGGATATCTTTGCTGAAGCTGTAGAAGAGGGAGATTTGGGGGATGATAGTGATAATGAAATGCAGGTAGATAGGCAGGAGGAAAAACTTTCTATCCCAAAAAAGTCCGAGGAAAAGGCAGTTAACCCGACTGCAGGGTCTGATCTCCCTAAACTAAAAGCTTCTAAGGCAGATGATGATTATGAGGTAGTCCCTGCCCCAGGTACAGATTCAAGTGATGACTCATCCTCAGATGAATCAGAGGATGAAGATGTTTATAGAAAAGCCGAGATATTGGCTTGTGCAAAGAAGATGCTGCGGAAAAAGCAAAGGGAGCAGATGCTGGATGATGCCTACAATAAGTACATGTTCCATGACGATGGCTTGCCTAGCTGGTTTTTGGATGAGGAAAGGAGGCACCGCCAACAAATTAAGCCTGTGACCAAGGAGGAGGTTGCTGCAATCAGAGCACAGTTCAAAGAAATTGATGCCCGGCCTGCAAAGAAAGTTGCGGAGGCCAAAGCCCGGAAGAAGCGTGTTGCTCAGAGGAAGCTTGAAGGGGTTCGCAAGAAGGCAAACATGATATCAGACCAAGCAGACATCAATGATCGCTCGAAGAGGAAGCAAATTGAACAACTATATAAGAAAGCTACGCCCAAAAGACCTAAAAAGGAACTTGTGGTTGCCAAGAAAGGCGTTCAAGTGAAGGCTGGCAAGGGTAAAGTCTTGGTTGATCCACGGATGAAAAAAGATAAGAGAACCCGTGGCATGGGTGGTAAGCCAGGAAAAGGCGGGAAGGGAAAGAACGTCAAAGCCCAGAAAGGTAAAGGAGCTCAGAAAGGTAAAGGATCTCAGAATTCATCGGCGAAGAAggggaaaagaggaaaaaagatgGGCATGCATGATTGA